Genomic DNA from Gemmatimonadota bacterium:
TGCTCAGGGATCTCACCGCGCGCTGCGAGCCGTCGCGGCAAGTAGTGGTAGCGCGGGAGCTTACGAAGGTGCACGAGAGCGTGGTGCGGGGAACCCTGGCCGTAGCAGCCGCCTACTACGAGAACCAGACGCCGCGCGCCGAGGTCGTGGTGGGGCTGGCGGGCGCGGCGGCGCAGCCGGCGGGCGAAGAAGACGTCCAGCAGCTCGCGCAGGCGCTGCTGGCGGAGGGGCGGCCGGCGAGTGGCGTGGCCCGAGAGCTGGGCCGGCGGCTGGGCGTGCCGCGGCGGCGCGCGTACCAGATCGTCCTCTCCCTGGTGGGGGAGGGCGGAGGCGAGGCGGAATGAGGTTGAGCACTGTGGCCGTGCTGCCGCTGCTGGCCGTGGCGCTGGCGGCGCCGAGGCCGGCCGCCTTGACGATTGCGCAGGTCCAGTACGGCGGCGGCGGCGACTGGTATGCCAATCCTTCGTCGCTGCCCAACCTGCTGCGCGCGATCCGGGAGCGCACGGGTCTGGCGGTGGCGGAGCGGCCGGCGCA
This window encodes:
- a CDS encoding DUF4159 domain-containing protein, with translation MRLSTVAVLPLLAVALAAPRPAALTIAQVQYGGGGDWYANPSSLPNLLRAIRERTGLAVAERPAQVKLTDPTLRNYPYLYITGHGNIRLTDEEVRILRRYLLAGGFLHADDNYGLDESFRREMRR